One window of Cryptobacterium curtum DSM 15641 genomic DNA carries:
- a CDS encoding transketolase C-terminal domain-containing protein encodes MGERRFLSGDEAFAEGVRLARPQVISAYPITPQTVVVERLSEMVESGSLTAEYIHVESEHSALAAAIGAAATGARTFTATSSQGLLYMAECLTYASGGRFPIVMMNANRATCLPWNIYGDQRDSLSLLDHGWIQAYAKDAQEALDMALIAYAVAEDARIMTPVMVNLDGFALTHTYETVDIPTSEEADAFLPPYQTSNRFDFENPTNMAFSAGPAYNRYFKQSEHIDMLRTSEVLADVEKRFADIVGRQWPGMIETWGCDDAEVILVVLGSVAGLACEVAEHLRQQGRAVGVVRIRYLRPMPAAEIVAALSGAQAIGVLEKDISFGAEGTVFTNVSSALFNAGLCLPAVNFIGGLGGDDITEDQMRHVFDQLFSCAQGNKHDSVEFFNIETPSRSEVNEALKGVPSCH; translated from the coding sequence ATGGGCGAGAGACGATTTCTCTCAGGTGATGAGGCATTTGCCGAAGGAGTGCGCCTTGCCAGGCCGCAGGTTATATCGGCGTATCCCATTACCCCACAGACTGTTGTTGTCGAACGTTTAAGCGAAATGGTGGAAAGCGGAAGCTTGACCGCCGAATACATTCATGTTGAAAGCGAGCATTCAGCACTTGCGGCGGCTATTGGCGCTGCGGCAACGGGCGCTCGTACGTTTACTGCAACGTCGAGCCAGGGACTGCTCTATATGGCTGAGTGCCTCACGTACGCATCGGGTGGACGGTTTCCCATTGTAATGATGAATGCCAATCGCGCGACATGTCTGCCGTGGAACATCTATGGCGACCAGCGCGATTCGCTTTCCCTGCTTGATCACGGTTGGATACAAGCATATGCCAAAGATGCCCAAGAGGCGCTTGACATGGCACTTATCGCCTATGCCGTTGCGGAGGATGCGCGCATTATGACGCCGGTTATGGTTAACCTCGATGGATTTGCCCTCACACACACCTACGAAACAGTGGATATTCCCACATCAGAAGAGGCTGATGCATTTTTGCCGCCCTATCAGACGAGCAATCGATTTGATTTTGAGAACCCGACCAATATGGCGTTTAGTGCAGGTCCGGCGTATAACCGTTACTTTAAACAGAGCGAACATATCGACATGCTGCGTACCAGTGAAGTTTTAGCCGATGTTGAAAAGCGCTTTGCTGACATTGTTGGTCGTCAGTGGCCAGGGATGATAGAGACTTGGGGCTGCGACGATGCCGAAGTTATTCTTGTGGTGCTTGGTTCGGTCGCTGGGCTTGCATGCGAAGTAGCTGAACATTTACGCCAACAGGGGAGAGCAGTTGGGGTTGTTCGCATTCGCTATCTCCGTCCGATGCCCGCTGCCGAGATTGTCGCAGCGCTTTCGGGGGCACAAGCAATCGGCGTGCTTGAAAAAGACATTTCCTTTGGCGCTGAGGGAACGGTATTCACCAATGTATCGAGCGCATTGTTTAACGCTGGCCTGTGTCTGCCAGCTGTTAACTTTATTGGCGGTCTTGGCGGTGATGATATTACCGAAGATCAGATGCGACATGTTTTCGATCAGCTGTTTTCCTGCGCACAGGGAAATAAGCACGATTCAGTAGAGTTTTTTAACATCGAAACGCCATCGAGGTCTGAAGTAAATGAAGCGTTGAAGGGGGTGCCGTCATGTCATTAA
- a CDS encoding 2-oxoacid:acceptor oxidoreductase family protein, with translation MVDVIWHGRGGQGAFTAARLLGAAWCYEQGHQALAFPTFGPERRGAPMCAFTRLDTGPIGVRGAPTQADVVVYLDDTLLSSGWEQELTAGGVVLVNTARTIDDSRVVCLDASAISTELLGRAIPNTALLAALTNLIEGFTAKTLNRAISEQLPARLHAGNHAVVERVCAMEVGVPSVAPAVSESNALADNQDIPASHLDVPAGHSNASTDSSDIPVGPPSGTPFIRARKPQPADYARATCFTAGYLVENNAGWRERRPVVDAQRCTGCLQCYLYCPDGAIKRTPSAAVVVSVDTEFCKGCAVCEQVCPFDAISMVSEATIKQNAAIQYSSAKSGADTAGTLDNRRTATGAMNKEK, from the coding sequence GTGGTCGATGTGATTTGGCATGGCAGGGGCGGACAAGGAGCGTTTACCGCTGCACGTCTGCTCGGTGCGGCTTGGTGTTATGAACAGGGCCATCAGGCCCTCGCATTTCCAACGTTCGGTCCTGAGCGCCGGGGTGCTCCCATGTGTGCGTTCACGCGTTTGGACACGGGTCCTATTGGCGTGCGTGGAGCGCCCACACAGGCGGATGTAGTGGTCTATCTTGACGATACGCTGCTATCGTCTGGATGGGAACAGGAACTGACTGCTGGGGGAGTGGTTCTTGTTAATACGGCTCGCACTATCGATGACAGTCGGGTTGTTTGCCTTGATGCAAGCGCTATTTCTACCGAACTGCTTGGGCGCGCTATTCCGAATACCGCACTGCTTGCCGCACTAACAAATCTTATTGAGGGGTTTACTGCAAAAACACTTAATCGTGCCATCAGTGAACAGCTACCTGCGCGCCTGCATGCTGGCAATCATGCCGTGGTCGAGCGCGTGTGTGCCATGGAGGTTGGTGTGCCTTCGGTTGCGCCTGCGGTTTCTGAATCGAATGCGCTAGCGGACAATCAAGATATACCAGCCAGTCATTTAGATGTACCAGCAGGTCATTCAAATGCATCAACAGACAGCTCAGATATACCAGTAGGTCCTCCGTCTGGCACTCCCTTTATACGTGCGAGAAAGCCACAGCCTGCCGATTACGCTCGGGCAACGTGCTTTACTGCGGGATACTTAGTTGAGAACAATGCCGGGTGGCGCGAGAGGCGACCGGTGGTGGACGCACAGCGTTGTACGGGCTGCTTGCAATGTTATTTGTACTGCCCTGATGGCGCTATCAAGCGGACACCGTCTGCTGCCGTAGTTGTATCAGTGGATACCGAATTTTGCAAAGGATGCGCTGTCTGCGAACAGGTATGCCCCTTTGACGCCATTTCAATGGTGTCAGAAGCAACTATCAAGCAGAATGCCGCCATCCAGTATTCCTCAGCCAAATCAGGGGCGGATACAGCTGGTACATTAGATAACAGACGTACCGCAACAGGCGCAATGAACAAGGAGAAGTAA
- a CDS encoding LysR substrate-binding domain-containing protein, whose translation METKFAVSGQHYLFSVQAFAHTVLAGGGVEYSYAFRNGTTRSVIADVQTGRSNLGVLFETTENADEIEAAVLSAGLEFTPIISSKPYIALPKSHPLSNARSVSIEDMTDYPYVYFEQEEGDSFAFFEEALSSVPREKRIATTDRASLTELIAALNGYTVTSGILVGITDGSLLQTIPLQTDVTLKLGYIAQKGAHLEGPAEGFVQSLTKNLSRYVRL comes from the coding sequence ATGGAAACGAAGTTTGCCGTATCTGGCCAACATTATCTCTTTAGCGTGCAGGCATTCGCTCATACTGTTCTTGCCGGTGGAGGTGTTGAATATTCCTATGCCTTCCGCAATGGCACTACGCGCAGTGTTATCGCCGATGTGCAAACAGGTCGCAGCAATTTGGGCGTGCTGTTTGAAACAACGGAAAACGCCGATGAAATTGAAGCAGCAGTGCTATCGGCGGGGTTAGAATTTACGCCGATCATTTCATCGAAGCCGTATATCGCTCTGCCCAAGAGCCACCCATTGAGCAACGCACGAAGCGTCTCTATTGAAGACATGACTGATTATCCCTATGTCTATTTTGAACAGGAGGAAGGCGATTCGTTTGCCTTCTTTGAAGAGGCCTTATCTTCTGTCCCTCGTGAAAAGCGTATTGCAACGACTGATCGAGCAAGTTTAACTGAGCTTATTGCGGCACTCAATGGGTACACGGTAACAAGCGGCATTCTGGTGGGCATTACTGATGGATCGCTGCTGCAGACTATTCCGCTGCAAACCGACGTGACCTTAAAACTCGGATACATTGCGCAAAAGGGTGCTCATCTCGAGGGTCCCGCTGAGGGTTTTGTGCAGAGTCTGACAAAGAACCTCTCTCGATACGTACGGCTGTAG
- a CDS encoding phenylacetate--CoA ligase family protein, which yields MAKKDLPDNQKYYDPEIECMPRPELEQLQLTRLKDMVAFAYENTAYYRRSFDEAGVSPNDITQLSDLERFPFVDKKTERATQHVGSFFGEMCAVDEKDVVFMATSSGSTGVPTVSPFTQEDFDQWQDIEARLFWQAGMRSQDRYVHGLNFALYVGGPDVIGAQRLGATAIWVGAVPSDRLLFVLEHYQPTVIWTSPSYAWTLGEKAKAKGYDPRRDFNLHTIIVAGEPGGSITSTREAIEDMWGAKVVDFFGLSDIYGACAASCEAHDGLHIVEDQILVETVDPQTGALLASGETGELVYTTLVKKARPMIRFRSGDIGYVSNEPCSCGRTLARIHITGRKDEMFIVGAVNVFPSDIEHVVRAEKGLTGEYSIRVWDENFSTRYEVSVERAQGSDEAFDTVAQRVERALKAHTGVRPAKVLVFDAGRLGVSSEHKAKRFIDERTPRN from the coding sequence ATGGCAAAGAAAGATCTTCCTGACAACCAGAAGTATTACGACCCTGAGATTGAATGTATGCCGCGGCCTGAACTTGAGCAGCTTCAACTTACTCGTCTGAAGGATATGGTTGCTTTTGCCTATGAGAACACGGCCTATTACCGTCGCTCCTTCGATGAGGCGGGTGTTTCCCCCAACGATATTACTCAGCTGTCCGATTTAGAGCGATTCCCGTTTGTTGATAAGAAAACCGAGCGTGCCACCCAGCATGTGGGAAGTTTCTTTGGCGAAATGTGTGCGGTTGACGAAAAGGACGTTGTCTTCATGGCCACGTCATCAGGTTCAACGGGCGTTCCCACTGTTTCGCCGTTTACCCAGGAAGACTTCGACCAGTGGCAAGACATTGAGGCACGTCTATTCTGGCAGGCGGGTATGCGCTCGCAGGATCGTTACGTTCATGGGCTTAACTTTGCGTTGTATGTAGGTGGCCCCGATGTTATTGGTGCTCAGCGTCTTGGTGCGACCGCTATTTGGGTAGGGGCAGTGCCCTCTGACAGACTTCTGTTTGTTCTTGAGCACTATCAGCCAACCGTTATTTGGACAAGTCCTTCCTATGCGTGGACATTGGGTGAAAAGGCAAAAGCAAAAGGCTATGATCCTCGTCGCGACTTCAATCTACATACCATTATTGTTGCTGGTGAACCGGGTGGTTCGATCACCTCAACGCGTGAAGCTATTGAAGATATGTGGGGCGCGAAAGTTGTTGACTTTTTCGGGTTGTCAGATATCTATGGCGCGTGTGCTGCAAGCTGCGAGGCGCATGATGGCCTACATATTGTTGAGGACCAGATATTAGTTGAAACAGTCGATCCACAAACGGGTGCGCTGCTCGCTTCCGGTGAAACGGGCGAGCTGGTATATACGACGTTGGTGAAAAAGGCGCGCCCGATGATTCGCTTCCGATCGGGTGATATCGGATACGTATCAAACGAACCGTGCAGTTGCGGTCGTACTTTGGCGCGTATTCATATCACAGGACGTAAAGATGAAATGTTTATCGTTGGCGCTGTTAATGTGTTCCCGAGTGACATCGAACATGTGGTGCGTGCTGAAAAGGGTCTAACCGGCGAATACAGCATTCGCGTATGGGACGAAAACTTCTCAACGCGCTATGAGGTGTCTGTTGAACGTGCACAAGGTTCTGACGAGGCATTTGATACGGTTGCACAGCGCGTCGAGCGGGCACTGAAAGCGCATACTGGCGTGCGCCCGGCAAAGGTTCTTGTGTTTGATGCTGGTCGGCTCGGAGTATCATCGGAACATAAAGCCAAACGATTTATTGACGAGCGCACTCCTCGCAACTAG
- a CDS encoding LysR family transcriptional regulator, whose amino-acid sequence MTLQQLRYLIAIAEYGSINAAAHNLYASQSNLSTAIKDLESEFGIAIFRRSNRGVTLTNEGTELLAYARQVIEQADMLHARYAQSTEHHARLAVSTQHYAFSVQAFIDTAETCDTAEYEFILRETATAAILEDVKTFRSDIGIVFTDSFNSRVMWKAFDDAGLMFYPLFEASAHVFVGAHHPLANKEIIEPEDLEEYPRYSFEQGNNNSFYFAEEPFGHLPHKRNIHVSDRGTLSNLLANFNGFTITTGVLSSEMYTGIVSIPLHANETMRVGYVMHKDRRPSQLLDRYISNLKLIVQRDPSVTYLAG is encoded by the coding sequence ATGACTCTCCAACAACTACGCTATCTTATCGCCATTGCAGAATACGGTTCTATCAACGCCGCAGCGCACAACCTGTATGCCAGCCAGTCAAATCTTTCAACCGCAATCAAAGACCTTGAATCTGAATTCGGCATTGCCATCTTTCGTCGATCAAACCGAGGCGTCACGCTCACCAACGAAGGGACAGAGCTTCTTGCGTATGCACGACAGGTTATCGAACAGGCTGATATGCTTCACGCCCGCTATGCTCAGAGCACCGAACATCATGCGCGACTCGCAGTATCAACGCAGCATTATGCCTTTTCGGTCCAGGCCTTCATTGACACTGCCGAAACCTGCGACACCGCTGAATACGAATTTATCCTGCGTGAAACAGCAACAGCAGCAATTCTTGAGGATGTCAAAACGTTCCGCAGCGATATCGGCATCGTATTTACCGACAGCTTCAATAGTCGCGTCATGTGGAAAGCCTTCGATGACGCAGGACTAATGTTTTATCCGCTATTCGAAGCGAGCGCACATGTGTTTGTTGGCGCTCATCATCCCCTGGCCAATAAAGAAATCATCGAGCCTGAGGATCTTGAAGAATACCCCCGATACTCCTTCGAACAGGGAAACAATAATTCATTCTATTTTGCGGAAGAGCCCTTTGGACACCTGCCCCATAAGCGCAATATCCACGTGTCCGACCGCGGTACGCTGTCGAATCTCCTTGCCAATTTCAATGGCTTTACCATTACAACTGGCGTACTTTCAAGCGAAATGTACACGGGAATTGTATCGATCCCCTTGCACGCTAACGAAACCATGCGGGTCGGTTACGTGATGCACAAAGATCGGCGCCCCAGCCAGCTGCTCGATCGCTATATTAGCAACCTTAAACTCATCGTACAGCGCGATCCGTCGGTCACCTATCTCGCTGGATAA
- the priA gene encoding replication restart helicase PriA, giving the protein MEASTVSCMKFAQVVLDIPTQALEGSYVYAAHSDLGDIEVGSPVLVPFGGRSAVGFVMKMLSLDELAPEAVEEALGCDSHKVKPITRLLGRSLFPRESAACAQFLAQHYIAPLASCVRLFTPPGGVPRMVHGRDGWYLRDASVGKVDDRWVRLAVGAREFHPRKQAVKQRAIIAALDAGELRVADLRAEYGSVSATLRSLATKGVIEIFSRRRMRGTSVSNTPTSGCDYGLCTLDAAHKPHLTPGQQRAVAAISKAFQAHSGQVVLVDGVTGSGKTEVYLRAIEEVVRSGRSAIVLVPEISLTPQTVARFRGRFGDMVAVLHSRMGTGERFDQWDFIRSGEARVIVGARSALFAPVADLGLIVIDEEHEASYKQDSAPRYVTRDVAAWMARERGAALVLGSATPSIEAIFRVQHDPTWTAVELPERANGKPLPSIEVVDMAHEFSAGSRSMFSHRLQQALRETLTAGNKAVLMLNQRGFAQFVLCRACGFVPQCPSCSTSLTFHEKGNVLMCHHCGFHMTTPAVCPQCGSPYLKRFGAGTQRVEAELASILAGFSDVDAHIVRMDADTTARKGAHQKLLEEFAAADAAVLLGTQMIAKGLDFDDVTLVGVINADTQLRLPDFRSAERTFDLIEQVAGRSGRAQLPGRVIVQTYSATSIAIQAAAHYDRTSWLNHELESRKSLGYPPFVRLADVLVWGRDEAAVRREAGELYRRMTDAIDEHTQGDWTILAPTPCVLSRLRGSWRYHITVKAPATADIARVLTPVFRSRRAMHELSVAVDIDPASML; this is encoded by the coding sequence ATGGAAGCTTCAACAGTGTCCTGCATGAAATTCGCGCAGGTTGTGCTTGATATTCCCACTCAAGCCCTTGAGGGTTCGTATGTGTATGCCGCGCATTCCGATTTGGGCGATATTGAAGTAGGTTCACCAGTCCTTGTTCCCTTTGGGGGGCGATCTGCTGTTGGTTTCGTGATGAAGATGCTGTCGCTTGATGAGCTTGCACCTGAGGCAGTAGAAGAGGCCCTTGGGTGTGATTCTCATAAAGTAAAACCAATCACGCGCCTGCTTGGTCGTTCGCTCTTTCCGCGCGAGTCGGCCGCTTGTGCCCAATTTCTTGCTCAGCACTATATTGCACCGCTTGCCAGTTGCGTACGTCTCTTTACGCCGCCGGGTGGTGTGCCGCGCATGGTGCACGGGCGCGACGGCTGGTATCTTCGTGATGCGTCGGTTGGTAAGGTTGACGATCGCTGGGTGCGCTTAGCAGTGGGTGCGCGTGAATTTCACCCGCGTAAGCAGGCAGTCAAGCAGCGCGCTATTATTGCAGCACTGGATGCTGGTGAACTGCGGGTAGCTGATCTGCGTGCTGAATATGGATCGGTTTCTGCCACACTGCGATCGCTTGCAACAAAGGGCGTTATTGAAATTTTTTCTCGCCGACGCATGCGTGGTACAAGCGTTTCAAACACACCAACATCTGGCTGCGACTATGGATTGTGTACTCTTGATGCGGCCCATAAGCCTCATCTAACGCCGGGTCAGCAACGTGCGGTTGCTGCAATATCGAAGGCTTTTCAAGCGCACAGTGGGCAGGTAGTGCTTGTCGATGGGGTAACGGGTTCGGGCAAAACCGAGGTCTATTTGCGTGCCATTGAAGAAGTGGTGCGATCGGGTCGTAGTGCTATTGTGCTTGTTCCTGAAATATCGCTTACTCCGCAAACGGTTGCGCGGTTTCGCGGGCGCTTTGGCGACATGGTTGCCGTGCTTCATTCACGGATGGGGACAGGAGAACGTTTCGATCAATGGGATTTCATCCGTTCGGGTGAAGCCCGTGTGATTGTGGGTGCACGCAGCGCGCTGTTTGCGCCTGTTGCCGATTTGGGGCTTATTGTTATCGATGAAGAACATGAGGCTTCCTACAAACAGGATAGTGCCCCACGCTACGTGACGCGTGATGTTGCGGCATGGATGGCGCGCGAGCGGGGTGCAGCGCTGGTGCTTGGGTCGGCGACCCCTTCTATTGAGGCGATCTTTCGCGTTCAGCATGATCCTACCTGGACGGCCGTTGAACTGCCCGAACGAGCCAATGGCAAGCCTCTGCCTTCTATTGAAGTTGTTGACATGGCACACGAATTTTCTGCGGGAAGTCGATCCATGTTTTCGCATCGTTTGCAGCAGGCTTTGCGCGAAACACTTACAGCGGGGAACAAAGCGGTGCTCATGCTCAATCAACGTGGGTTTGCGCAGTTTGTCCTGTGTCGCGCATGTGGCTTTGTACCTCAGTGTCCTAGCTGTTCAACCTCGTTGACCTTTCATGAAAAGGGCAATGTACTCATGTGTCATCACTGCGGTTTTCACATGACAACGCCCGCTGTCTGTCCGCAGTGTGGCAGCCCCTATCTCAAGCGCTTCGGGGCAGGTACGCAGCGGGTTGAAGCTGAACTTGCTAGCATACTTGCCGGCTTTTCCGATGTTGATGCGCATATCGTGCGGATGGATGCCGATACGACCGCACGCAAAGGGGCGCATCAAAAGCTGCTTGAGGAATTTGCTGCTGCCGACGCTGCGGTACTTTTAGGTACTCAGATGATTGCCAAGGGACTCGACTTTGATGATGTGACGCTTGTCGGTGTTATCAACGCCGATACGCAATTGCGCCTACCCGATTTCCGCAGCGCTGAGCGTACATTCGATTTGATTGAACAGGTAGCAGGTCGTTCGGGTCGCGCGCAGTTGCCTGGTCGCGTTATCGTGCAGACTTATAGTGCCACGTCAATCGCTATTCAGGCGGCAGCTCACTATGATCGCACGTCATGGCTTAACCACGAACTTGAAAGCCGAAAATCGCTGGGGTATCCGCCATTTGTTCGTCTTGCCGATGTGCTGGTGTGGGGTCGTGACGAGGCTGCTGTGCGGCGTGAAGCAGGCGAGCTATATCGTCGCATGACAGATGCTATCGATGAACATACGCAAGGCGATTGGACCATACTGGCGCCAACACCGTGTGTACTTTCGCGCCTGCGTGGTTCGTGGCGCTATCACATTACGGTAAAAGCACCAGCTACTGCAGATATCGCGCGGGTGCTTACACCGGTGTTTCGATCGCGGCGCGCAATGCATGAATTGTCTGTTGCGGTTGATATCGATCCAGCAAGCATGCTCTAA
- the metK gene encoding methionine adenosyltransferase yields the protein MENREEHSSYLFTSESVTEGHPDKMCDQISDAILDAILTREAELAKVGYVAPDGSAADVSAVRTAVETFTTTGIITVMGEVRTQAYVDVEGIVRDVVEDIGYTSDDFGFNARTCAVSNYIHAQSADIAAGVDESYEVQNGQADADDPYERIGAGDQGVMFGYACNETSTLMPMPIYLAHRLAERLTAVRKNATLPYLRPDGKTQVSVRYEDDKPVRVEKVLISTQHAPEKTTAEIKADLIKWVIEPVFAAEGVAWDGAEIFVNPTGRFVVGGPMGDTGLTGRKIIVDTYGGRGRHGGGAFSGKDCTKVDRSAAYAARWVAKNIVAAGLADACEIELSYAIGVANPLSVYVDTKGTNTVPVSTIERAVNTVFDLRPAAIIDALDLRRPIFRKTSAYGHFGRELPEFTWERTDKVDELRAACGL from the coding sequence ATGGAGAATCGTGAGGAACATTCCTCGTACCTGTTTACCAGCGAATCTGTGACCGAGGGTCATCCCGATAAAATGTGCGATCAGATATCGGATGCCATCCTTGATGCCATCCTCACGCGCGAAGCCGAGCTGGCCAAGGTAGGATATGTAGCACCTGATGGATCAGCGGCGGATGTTTCTGCTGTACGTACCGCCGTGGAAACATTTACTACGACCGGCATTATTACGGTCATGGGTGAAGTGCGCACACAGGCCTATGTTGACGTTGAAGGCATCGTGCGTGATGTGGTCGAAGACATTGGCTATACAAGCGATGACTTTGGATTTAACGCACGTACCTGTGCGGTATCAAATTACATTCATGCGCAATCAGCCGATATTGCTGCGGGTGTGGATGAATCCTATGAAGTACAAAACGGACAGGCAGATGCTGATGACCCGTATGAGCGCATCGGTGCCGGCGATCAGGGCGTCATGTTTGGGTATGCGTGCAACGAAACAAGCACGCTTATGCCAATGCCGATATATTTGGCTCATCGTCTTGCCGAACGGCTGACAGCGGTGCGTAAGAATGCAACGCTTCCATATCTGCGTCCCGATGGGAAGACGCAGGTTTCAGTGCGCTATGAAGACGATAAGCCAGTGCGTGTAGAAAAAGTACTTATCTCCACGCAGCATGCACCGGAAAAGACAACGGCTGAGATTAAAGCCGATCTTATCAAGTGGGTTATCGAACCTGTTTTTGCTGCTGAAGGGGTTGCCTGGGATGGCGCTGAGATATTCGTCAACCCCACGGGCCGCTTTGTGGTAGGGGGTCCCATGGGTGACACGGGTCTTACCGGCCGCAAGATTATTGTTGATACCTACGGTGGACGCGGGCGACATGGTGGCGGTGCGTTTTCTGGCAAGGATTGCACGAAGGTTGATCGCTCTGCTGCATATGCAGCGCGCTGGGTGGCAAAAAATATCGTGGCAGCTGGTCTTGCTGATGCTTGCGAGATCGAACTTTCGTATGCGATTGGGGTGGCAAATCCTCTGTCGGTGTATGTGGACACAAAGGGAACCAACACGGTACCGGTATCCACTATTGAACGGGCAGTTAATACGGTATTCGATCTGCGACCGGCAGCAATTATTGACGCGCTTGACTTACGTCGTCCGATATTCCGCAAGACGAGTGCGTACGGTCATTTTGGCCGCGAACTCCCCGAGTTTACTTGGGAGCGTACCGACAAAGTTGACGAATTGCGCGCTGCCTGCGGATTATAG
- a CDS encoding carboxylate--amine ligase: MTQNANYTREYLNIIDALDGDLPGRRAAHAYMDSSTAIVHGTHVVSSYVPRLFDRETYDAFKNISETTYSICCKIMQRYLDDASYRSIFDYDPRLVDLILLPRGYDALLPFMRADIFLNEDDLSFGFCELNADGSSGMNEDRELNNSFTASPALARFKQSHQVQSSNLFDTWVDEFMRIYTSFDHAIAHPRVAIVDIFDNAITEEFKVFCQTFARHGVDAFMVDARELTYDGTHLRDKQGARIDAIWRRIVTNDVLAYWDDVQPLINAVADENVALIGSFAGHIVHDKQIFDAMHHPSTQAFLTTDEIALIQAGVPQTKFLDASQIDLNAVIAQKDKWIIKPTDSYGARDVYAGNMYSSEDWQAIVNRFANGAAGAPFLVQTYNMPFKTELIPPCYDISAREDDQVPRQTTFYNNLNGLYVYNGTFAGIFSRLGPQPVISEPLGDLTSATMWVDCNL, translated from the coding sequence ATGACTCAAAACGCAAATTACACACGCGAGTATTTGAACATTATTGATGCACTTGATGGCGATTTACCTGGTCGGCGGGCAGCGCATGCGTATATGGACAGTTCAACCGCTATCGTTCATGGAACGCATGTTGTTTCGTCGTACGTCCCGCGCCTCTTCGATCGAGAAACGTATGATGCCTTCAAGAACATCTCTGAAACAACGTATTCCATCTGCTGCAAGATCATGCAGCGCTACCTTGACGATGCCTCATATCGATCGATTTTCGATTATGATCCGCGCCTCGTTGATCTGATTCTTCTGCCGCGCGGCTACGACGCACTACTCCCCTTCATGCGCGCTGATATCTTCCTTAACGAAGATGACCTTTCCTTTGGTTTCTGTGAACTCAATGCCGATGGATCAAGTGGCATGAATGAAGATCGTGAACTCAATAATTCCTTCACCGCATCGCCCGCATTGGCCCGTTTTAAACAATCTCATCAGGTGCAATCAAGCAATTTATTTGACACCTGGGTCGATGAATTCATGCGTATTTATACTTCGTTTGACCATGCGATTGCCCATCCGCGCGTGGCAATTGTCGATATATTTGATAACGCTATCACCGAGGAATTTAAGGTCTTTTGCCAAACGTTTGCCCGTCACGGAGTGGATGCCTTCATGGTTGATGCACGCGAGCTTACCTACGATGGAACACACCTTCGCGATAAACAGGGCGCGCGCATTGATGCCATCTGGCGTCGAATCGTTACCAATGATGTTCTTGCGTATTGGGATGACGTGCAGCCACTTATTAATGCTGTGGCTGATGAAAACGTGGCGCTCATCGGCAGTTTTGCGGGACATATTGTCCACGACAAGCAGATATTCGATGCCATGCACCACCCATCAACCCAGGCATTTCTTACCACCGATGAAATCGCTCTTATTCAGGCTGGCGTTCCCCAAACTAAGTTCCTCGATGCAAGTCAGATTGACTTGAATGCCGTTATCGCCCAAAAAGACAAATGGATTATCAAGCCCACTGACAGCTATGGCGCACGCGATGTGTACGCGGGAAACATGTATTCATCCGAAGACTGGCAGGCCATTGTCAACCGTTTTGCCAACGGAGCAGCAGGTGCCCCCTTCTTGGTGCAGACCTATAACATGCCCTTTAAAACCGAGTTAATTCCACCCTGTTACGATATTTCGGCACGCGAAGATGACCAGGTTCCCCGCCAAACGACCTTCTACAACAATCTGAATGGCCTCTATGTATACAACGGAACATTTGCGGGTATCTTTAGTCGATTAGGACCCCAGCCGGTTATTAGCGAACCTTTAGGTGATCTCACCAGTGCCACTATGTGGGTTGACTGCAACCTCTAA